The proteins below are encoded in one region of Triticum aestivum cultivar Chinese Spring chromosome 1B, IWGSC CS RefSeq v2.1, whole genome shotgun sequence:
- the LOC123127336 gene encoding uncharacterized protein isoform X2, translated as MACEPPPPPLPKKQKSPAAAPTTICALGDDLLREIFLRLPSLPTLVRAALTCRASLRAVRSSPAFRRRFRELHSAPLLGVFLDVFESDTPAFRPLRLHSDPDLAAAVRGGDFHLTRLPDEIEGVAPEWLIQDCHDGRVVLASYKTGHMAVYDPLTRALDLFPRPPGEICEDMYVEYHVLPSDEERGPFRVICVCHEACGAQAAVLSSETGEWQVFPFVEAAAMQPGDDNEKCSGNGTLVNGSIYWTDGSRALARVLNTSTLHFSRIDLPPHIEGQGALTAENR; from the coding sequence ATGGCatgcgagccgccgccgccgccgctgccgaagAAGCAGAAATCCCCAGCGGCCGCGCCGACCACCATATGCGCCCTCGGCGACGACCTGCTGCGGGAGATATTCCTCCGCCTGCCCTCCCTCCCCACCCTCGTCCGCGCCGCCCTCACCTGCCGCGCCTCTCTCCGCGCCGTCCGCTCATCCCCCGCCTTCCGCCGCCGCTTCCGCGAGCTCCACTCGGCCCCACTCCTCGGCGTATTCCTCGACGTCTTCGAGTCCGACACTCCCGCTTTCCGCCCGCTCCGCCTGCATTCTGACCCGGACCTTGCCGCGGCCGTCCGCGGCGGCGATTTCCACCTCACCCGACTCCCCGACGAGATCGAGGGCGTCGCCCCCGAGTGGTTAATCCAGGACTGCCACGACGGGCGCGTCGTCCTCGCCAGCTACAAAACCGGGCACATGGCCGTCTACGACCCCCTCACACGAGCCCTGGATCTCTTCCCCAGGCCGCCCGGCGAGATCTGCGAAGACATGTACGTCGAGTACCACGTCCTCCCCTCCGACGAAGAACGCGGCCCGTTCCGCGTCATCTGCGTCTGCCACGAAGCTTGCGGTGCGCAAGCCGCCGTCCTCTCATCAGAGACCGGGGAGTGGCAGGTCTTCCCGTTTGTGGAGGCCGCAGCCATGCAGCCTGGGGACGACAACGAGAAGTGTTCTGGCAACGGGACGCTGGTGAACGGGTCCATCTATTGGACAGACGGGAGCCGAGCCCTTGCGCGCGTGCTGAACACCTCGACATTGCACTTCTCTCGCATCGACCTGCCTCCGCACATCGAAGGGCAAGGAGCGCTCACGGCTG
- the LOC123127317 gene encoding uncharacterized protein: protein MACEPPPPPLPKKQKSPAAAPTTICALGDDLLREIFLRLPSLPTLVRAALTCRASLRAVRSSPAFRRRFRELHSAPLLGVFLDVFESDTPAFRPLRLHSDPDLAAAVRGGDFHLTRLPDEIEGVAPEWLIQDCHDGRVVLASYKTGHMAVYDPLTRALDLFPRPPGEICEDMYVEYHVLPSDEERGPFRVICVCHEACGAQAAVLSSETGEWQVFPFVEAAAMQPGDDNEKCSGNGTLVNGSIYWTDGSRALARVLNTSTLHFSRIDLPPHIEGQGALTAGETKDGRLCIISTVKLTLVVWFQRTDDDGVERWTQHKTFPLEQDIHAHDHCFDHDHIALKILAIVNGFVYLSTYCEPDRDLPGLFLSFCLETAKLNKLCTILYPNSLYPYIMAWPPSLVLNEYFLKAQFHYTKNQYANLLLIIGITGSFSQLTMMPFLAPKLGEQKLLVVALTGSCVHGFLYSIAWSFWVPYLAASCVILSILVGPCIRSIVSKKVGPSEQGMVQGCITGISSTASVISPLVFTPLTAWFLSETTPFNFKGFSLACAGFATLVALIMSINMRPAEVQPDTR from the exons ATGGCatgcgagccgccgccgccgccgctgccgaagAAGCAGAAATCCCCAGCGGCCGCGCCGACCACCATATGCGCCCTCGGCGACGACCTGCTGCGGGAGATATTCCTCCGCCTGCCCTCCCTCCCCACCCTCGTCCGCGCCGCCCTCACCTGCCGCGCCTCTCTCCGCGCCGTCCGCTCATCCCCCGCCTTCCGCCGCCGCTTCCGCGAGCTCCACTCGGCCCCACTCCTCGGCGTATTCCTCGACGTCTTCGAGTCCGACACTCCCGCTTTCCGCCCGCTCCGCCTGCATTCTGACCCGGACCTTGCCGCGGCCGTCCGCGGCGGCGATTTCCACCTCACCCGACTCCCCGACGAGATCGAGGGCGTCGCCCCCGAGTGGTTAATCCAGGACTGCCACGACGGGCGCGTCGTCCTCGCCAGCTACAAAACCGGGCACATGGCCGTCTACGACCCCCTCACACGAGCCCTGGATCTCTTCCCCAGGCCGCCCGGCGAGATCTGCGAAGACATGTACGTCGAGTACCACGTCCTCCCCTCCGACGAAGAACGCGGCCCGTTCCGCGTCATCTGCGTCTGCCACGAAGCTTGCGGTGCGCAAGCCGCCGTCCTCTCATCAGAGACCGGGGAGTGGCAGGTCTTCCCGTTTGTGGAGGCCGCAGCCATGCAGCCTGGGGACGACAACGAGAAGTGTTCTGGCAACGGGACGCTGGTGAACGGGTCCATCTATTGGACAGACGGGAGCCGAGCCCTTGCGCGCGTGCTGAACACCTCGACATTGCACTTCTCTCGCATCGACCTGCCTCCGCACATCGAAGGGCAAGGAGCGCTCACGGCTGGTGAGACCAAGGATGGGAGGCTCTGCATCATCAGCACCGTCAAGCTCACACTTGTGGTTTGGTTCCAGAGAACCGATGATGATGGTGTCGAGAGATGGACGCAGCACAAGACATTTCCGTTAGAGCAGGACATTCATGCGCACGATCACTGCTTCGACCATGATCACATTGCGCTGAAGATTCTGGCGATTGTCAATGGCTTTGTGTACTTGTCTACTTACTGTGAGCCGGATCGCGATTTGCCTGGTTTGTTCCTGTCCTTCTGCCTAGAAACAGCAAAGCTGAATAAGCTCTGCACTATCCTTTACCCTAACAGTTTGTATCCCTACATCATGGCGTGGCCTCCTTCTTTGGTGCTCAACGAG TATTTCCTGAAGGCCCAATTCCACTATACCAAGAACCAGTATGCTAATTTGTTGCTTATTATTGGCATTACAGGAAGTTTCTCACAG CTGACCATGATGCCTTTCTTAGCGCCGAAGCTGGGTGAGCAGAAGCTACTTGTCGTGGCACTTACAGGGAGCTGCGTGCAT GGATTCCTATACAGCATTGCATGGTCATTCTGG GTCCCTTATCTTGCTGCAAGCTGTGTGATTCTAAGCATTTTGGTCGGCCCTTGT ATAAGGAGCATTGTATCAAAAAAAGTAGGGCCTTCTGAGCAG GGAATGGTTCAAGGCTGTATTACAGGAATCAGCTCAACTGCAAGTGTCATATCTCCTCTAGTTTTTACTCCGCTCACAG CATGGTTCCTATCAGAGACCACACCTTTCAACTTCAAAGGTTTCAGCCTGGCTTGTGCTGGATTTGCTACG TTGGTGGCACTCATAATGAGCATTAATATGAGGCCAGCAGAGGTTCAGCCAGATACCAGATAG